A section of the Solitalea canadensis DSM 3403 genome encodes:
- the pssA gene encoding CDP-diacylglycerol--serine O-phosphatidyltransferase — translation MKKHIPNFITCLNLFSGCIAAVYGINAVEISDLKVVTYLMLLAAFFDFIDGFAARLLNAPSIIGKELDSLADMVSFGFVPGVILFTILKHSLAPDYQYLAYSGFIVTIFSALRLAKFNVDERQTDRFIGVPTPINALFIGSFAFILDSYPIINWVLEHPPFFIFLLIIIQSYLLVCELPLIALKFKSFDWQSNKLRYILIISSMVFIILFKFAAVPLILLIYILLSLVEYKVSPE, via the coding sequence ATGAAAAAACATATACCAAACTTTATTACTTGTTTAAACCTGTTTTCAGGTTGTATTGCTGCTGTTTATGGCATAAATGCGGTTGAAATCAGTGATCTGAAAGTGGTAACCTACTTAATGTTGTTAGCCGCTTTTTTTGATTTTATAGACGGTTTTGCTGCCCGCTTGTTAAATGCTCCATCAATAATCGGAAAAGAGCTCGACTCATTGGCTGATATGGTAAGCTTTGGGTTTGTACCCGGCGTTATATTGTTCACCATTTTAAAGCATTCTCTAGCTCCTGATTATCAATATTTAGCTTATTCAGGGTTTATTGTAACTATATTTTCGGCTTTACGCTTAGCCAAATTTAATGTAGATGAACGTCAGACTGATCGTTTTATAGGCGTTCCAACCCCTATTAATGCTTTATTTATAGGTTCTTTTGCTTTTATTTTAGATAGCTACCCTATTATTAACTGGGTTTTGGAGCATCCGCCATTTTTTATTTTCTTGTTAATCATCATTCAGAGCTATTTACTGGTTTGTGAATTGCCTCTTATTGCACTCAAATTCAAGTCATTCGACTGGCAATCCAATAAACTTCGGTATATTTTAATCATCTCTTCGATGGTATTCATCATTTTGTTTAAATTTGCCGCAGTTCCGCTGATCCTGTTGATTTATATTCTATTATCATTGGTTGAATATAAAGTATCACCGGAATAG
- the folK gene encoding 2-amino-4-hydroxy-6-hydroxymethyldihydropteridine diphosphokinase, translating into MNELYVLLGGNLGNREQNLAQAIKLLEERVGEINGCSSLYETDAWGKTDQPDFLNQAVKINPFKDNAHEILADILQIEHELGRERFERWGERLIDIDILLLGQSVINTQRLTIPHPELQNRLFALIPLNEIAASVIHPVYQKTIATLLEECPDKLEVRKIIQ; encoded by the coding sequence ATGAATGAGCTATATGTATTATTAGGAGGAAACTTAGGTAATAGGGAACAAAATTTGGCCCAAGCTATTAAGTTATTGGAAGAAAGAGTGGGGGAGATTAACGGGTGTTCGTCACTGTATGAAACGGATGCATGGGGAAAAACCGATCAGCCTGATTTTTTAAATCAAGCGGTTAAAATCAATCCATTTAAAGACAATGCCCATGAAATATTAGCTGATATACTGCAAATTGAACATGAGTTGGGTCGAGAACGTTTTGAAAGGTGGGGAGAACGATTGATTGATATTGATATTTTGTTATTGGGTCAATCGGTGATTAATACACAACGTCTAACAATACCGCACCCTGAGCTACAAAACAGGCTTTTTGCTTTGATACCGCTTAATGAAATTGCTGCATCAGTAATTCATCCGGTTTATCAGAAAACGATAGCCACTCTACTAGAAGAATGTCCTGATAAACTTGAAGTACGCAAAATTATTCAATAA
- the sppA gene encoding signal peptide peptidase SppA, whose translation MAQFFKFVFASMLGTFITLIIGTILFFAIIAGIISSASKEKNVQIKDNSVLVLNFDYDIPERTPSDPFSDYNYNDLQSKNTVGLNDILSGIKKAKDDPKIKGIYINSTSVGAGFATVEEIRNALIDFKTSKKFIVAYSEYLTQKGYYVATAADKIYLNPVGGLEFKGFGSEIMFLKGALDKLEIEAQVIKVGTYKSAVEPFILDKMSDANRTQTMSFLGSMYNHFLAKIGKSRKITTDSLRLIANQLLAQSPEDALKLRLVDGLKYKDEIIHHLKAQTKTKSEDDVNVVSLKKYRSSIDETGELPSDRIAVVYASGEITGGEGNDNVIGSERISRAIREVRENDKVKAIVFRVNSPGGSALASDVIWREVELAKKVKPVVVSMGDYAASGGYYISCAANKIFAQPNTITGSIGVFGIIPNAQKFFNNKLGVTFDGVKTGEHADMGTISRPLSDSEKLILQREVNQTYNTFTKKVASGRSKSQSNVDSIGQGRVWSGTEALSIGLVDKIGGLNDAIEEAAKLAKITSYRTVPYPSQKSIFESFFGNVTDDIQTSILKKELGPEYKIYEQIKKVSQLKGVQARMPFEFSVN comes from the coding sequence ATGGCTCAATTTTTCAAATTTGTATTTGCTTCCATGTTGGGTACGTTTATTACCCTCATTATTGGTACAATACTTTTCTTCGCGATCATTGCCGGAATTATAAGTTCTGCAAGTAAAGAGAAAAATGTTCAGATTAAAGATAACTCAGTACTCGTATTGAATTTTGATTACGATATTCCGGAACGCACTCCTTCTGATCCTTTCTCTGACTATAATTACAATGACTTGCAGAGTAAAAATACAGTAGGATTAAACGATATTTTGAGTGGCATTAAAAAAGCAAAAGACGACCCGAAAATCAAAGGTATCTATATCAATTCGACTTCCGTTGGAGCAGGCTTTGCTACAGTTGAAGAAATCCGTAATGCCCTGATCGATTTTAAAACTTCAAAAAAATTCATTGTTGCCTATAGCGAGTACCTTACTCAAAAAGGATATTATGTAGCTACTGCAGCTGATAAAATTTACCTAAATCCTGTAGGAGGACTTGAATTTAAAGGTTTTGGCAGTGAAATCATGTTTTTAAAAGGTGCCTTGGATAAACTGGAAATTGAAGCGCAGGTAATCAAGGTTGGCACTTATAAAAGTGCTGTAGAACCTTTTATCCTTGATAAAATGAGTGACGCTAACCGTACTCAAACCATGTCTTTTTTAGGTTCGATGTATAACCATTTTTTAGCCAAAATTGGTAAATCACGGAAAATAACAACCGATTCCTTGAGACTCATTGCTAATCAGTTATTAGCACAGTCGCCTGAAGATGCATTAAAATTGAGACTTGTTGATGGTTTAAAATATAAGGACGAGATCATTCATCATTTAAAAGCACAAACTAAAACCAAGTCTGAAGACGATGTTAATGTTGTGAGCTTAAAGAAATACAGAAGTTCTATTGATGAAACCGGAGAATTGCCATCTGACCGTATTGCTGTTGTTTATGCATCAGGTGAAATTACAGGAGGCGAAGGTAACGACAATGTTATTGGTTCTGAACGTATTTCACGTGCCATTCGCGAAGTGCGTGAAAATGACAAAGTTAAAGCTATTGTTTTCCGAGTAAATTCACCAGGAGGAAGCGCTCTTGCTTCCGACGTAATATGGAGAGAAGTTGAGTTAGCTAAAAAAGTAAAACCTGTTGTTGTTTCGATGGGCGATTATGCTGCTTCCGGAGGATATTACATTTCATGCGCCGCAAATAAGATTTTTGCTCAACCAAATACTATTACCGGCTCTATCGGAGTTTTCGGTATCATTCCAAATGCACAGAAATTCTTTAATAATAAGCTGGGCGTAACTTTCGACGGGGTAAAAACTGGCGAACATGCAGATATGGGAACCATCAGCAGACCTTTATCTGATTCTGAAAAACTGATTTTACAACGTGAAGTAAATCAAACCTATAACACCTTTACTAAAAAAGTAGCCTCTGGCCGCAGCAAATCGCAGTCTAATGTGGATAGCATTGGCCAGGGAAGAGTATGGAGCGGTACAGAAGCGCTAAGTATTGGTTTAGTTGATAAAATTGGCGGATTAAATGATGCGATTGAAGAAGCCGCTAAACTAGCTAAGATTACCAGCTATAGAACGGTGCCTT
- the purS gene encoding phosphoribosylformylglycinamidine synthase subunit PurS, with protein sequence MKFIAEIDVMPLKEILDPQGKAVTGSMKNLGLSEIHNVRIGKHITLEVEAENEAVATEKVDTACKKLLANLIMEQYHFTLHQA encoded by the coding sequence ATGAAATTTATTGCTGAAATTGATGTAATGCCGTTAAAGGAAATTCTTGATCCACAGGGAAAAGCTGTAACCGGAAGTATGAAAAACTTAGGTTTAAGTGAAATTCATAATGTGCGTATCGGAAAACACATTACTTTAGAAGTTGAAGCTGAAAACGAAGCAGTTGCTACTGAAAAAGTTGATACTGCCTGCAAAAAATTACTTGCCAATTTAATTATGGAGCAATACCATTTTACTTTGCACCAGGCTTAA
- the pyrF gene encoding orotidine-5'-phosphate decarboxylase, with amino-acid sequence MTRQQLFDTILEKRSFLCVGLDTDITKIPPHLLKEENPVVEFNRQIIEATAEFCVAYKPNTAFYESMGVKGWQNLQETMNLVPENIFTIADAKRGDIGNTSAMYARAFFNKEESGFDFDSVTVAPYMGVDSVSPFLGFDNKWVILLALTSNEGGKDFQFSELKSEEKLFEKVVKTAHTWGSPEQIMFVVGATRASELSDFRKIAPDNFLLVPGVGAQGGSLQEVAQFGMNDKCGLLVNSSRAIIYASKGEDFAEKAREEAKKLRDEMDILLDKYL; translated from the coding sequence ATGACCAGACAGCAGTTATTTGATACTATTTTAGAAAAACGTTCCTTTTTGTGTGTAGGCCTTGATACCGATATAACAAAAATCCCGCCACATTTATTAAAAGAAGAAAATCCAGTAGTTGAGTTTAATCGTCAAATTATTGAAGCTACTGCGGAGTTCTGTGTTGCGTATAAACCCAATACAGCTTTTTATGAAAGTATGGGTGTGAAAGGGTGGCAAAATCTTCAGGAAACAATGAATCTTGTGCCTGAAAATATATTTACTATTGCTGATGCAAAACGTGGTGATATAGGAAATACTTCAGCCATGTATGCAAGAGCCTTCTTTAATAAAGAAGAATCTGGTTTTGATTTTGATTCGGTAACTGTAGCTCCATACATGGGAGTTGATAGTGTTAGTCCGTTTTTAGGTTTTGATAATAAATGGGTAATTCTTTTGGCACTTACTTCAAATGAAGGTGGAAAGGATTTCCAGTTCTCTGAACTTAAATCTGAAGAAAAGCTGTTTGAAAAAGTTGTTAAAACTGCTCATACCTGGGGATCGCCTGAACAAATTATGTTTGTAGTTGGAGCAACAAGAGCAAGTGAACTAAGTGATTTTAGAAAGATTGCTCCTGATAATTTTTTACTGGTTCCGGGTGTAGGGGCACAAGGCGGCAGCTTACAAGAAGTTGCTCAGTTTGGCATGAATGATAAATGCGGTTTATTGGTAAACTCCTCAAGGGCTATTATATATGCTTCAAAAGGAGAAGATTTTGCTGAAAAGGCGAGAGAAGAAGCTAAAAAACTGCGAGACGAAATGGATATTTTACTAGATAAATATTTATAA
- a CDS encoding TFIIB-type zinc ribbon-containing protein encodes MKCPNCSETLVMTDRNGVEIDYCPQCRGIWLDKGELDKIIERTGNHYSSRENYDNDFKRYGYDEHDKKNYHPKKKKSFLSDFLDFD; translated from the coding sequence ATGAAATGTCCAAATTGTAGTGAAACATTGGTAATGACCGATAGAAATGGTGTGGAAATCGATTATTGTCCTCAATGCAGAGGAATCTGGTTGGATAAAGGTGAACTGGATAAAATTATTGAACGTACAGGAAATCACTACTCAAGTCGCGAAAACTATGATAATGATTTTAAACGTTATGGATATGATGAACATGACAAAAAGAATTATCATCCCAAAAAGAAAAAATCATTCTTAAGTGATTTTCTTGATTTTGACTAA
- a CDS encoding GNAT family N-acetyltransferase: protein MLIRTDSQHPDFIYLVSLLDGDLAIRDGEDHAFYDQFNKIDSIKHAVVAYLDEIPVGCGAIKQYEDGVAELKRMYVKDDCRRKGIASAVLAELEKWAKELNYSSLILETGKAQPEAIALYQGKAFSIIPNYGQYAGVDNSVCMKKPI from the coding sequence ATGTTAATTCGTACCGATTCTCAACACCCTGATTTCATATACCTTGTATCATTGCTAGACGGAGACCTAGCCATTCGTGACGGTGAAGATCATGCATTCTATGACCAGTTTAATAAAATTGATTCAATTAAACATGCAGTTGTAGCTTATTTAGATGAAATTCCGGTTGGCTGTGGCGCTATTAAACAATATGAAGATGGCGTAGCTGAATTAAAAAGAATGTATGTTAAGGATGATTGCCGAAGAAAAGGTATTGCCAGTGCTGTTTTAGCGGAATTAGAGAAATGGGCAAAGGAACTCAATTATTCTTCATTAATATTGGAAACCGGGAAAGCGCAGCCAGAAGCAATTGCTCTTTATCAGGGAAAAGCATTTTCAATCATTCCTAATTACGGACAATATGCCGGCGTCGATAATAGTGTTTGCATGAAAAAGCCTATTTAA
- a CDS encoding threonine/serine exporter family protein, with protein MNTEVSQSPSGSTSRVANLLLKIGALLLTSGSNSRRISVNMLRIANAWGYNLELFSSFTGIMITLTDKENPLDTVTRFQRVPMHGVNFAIVSSISILSWDVHNEQMEIEEVEAKVEKIREIPHYPRWVLFLGIGLACASLCLLMNGDYKNAGIAFIASVAGLYCRQLLTKRRFNVLISVLAASFVTSIIAGLDVLMHIGKTPESTLATSVLYLVPGVPLLNAIMDLVEGHIPTAIARGIYGACIVLSIAIGMILSMLIIGFNNY; from the coding sequence ATGAACACAGAAGTGAGCCAATCACCAAGCGGTAGCACCAGCCGGGTTGCCAATCTGTTGCTTAAGATAGGAGCATTGCTGCTCACATCGGGTAGTAATAGCCGACGTATTAGTGTAAATATGCTTCGTATAGCAAATGCATGGGGATACAACCTTGAGCTGTTTTCATCCTTTACCGGCATAATGATAACGCTAACTGATAAGGAAAATCCACTGGATACTGTAACCCGATTTCAACGGGTACCAATGCATGGAGTCAATTTTGCCATTGTGAGTAGCATCAGCATTCTATCCTGGGATGTTCATAATGAACAAATGGAAATAGAAGAAGTGGAAGCCAAAGTAGAAAAGATCAGGGAAATACCTCATTACCCTCGCTGGGTACTTTTTTTGGGTATCGGATTAGCTTGTGCAAGCTTGTGCTTATTGATGAATGGCGATTATAAAAACGCAGGCATTGCTTTTATCGCTTCTGTTGCCGGACTTTATTGCAGGCAATTACTCACTAAGAGACGATTCAACGTACTTATATCTGTACTGGCAGCTTCTTTTGTTACCAGTATTATTGCAGGCTTGGACGTTTTAATGCATATAGGAAAAACTCCTGAATCAACTTTAGCTACCAGTGTTTTGTACTTGGTACCCGGCGTTCCGCTATTGAATGCCATTATGGACCTTGTTGAAGGGCATATCCCAACAGCAATTGCCCGTGGAATTTATGGAGCCTGCATAGTACTTAGTATCGCTATTGGTATGATACTAAGCATGTTAATTATAGGATTTAACAATTATTAA
- the rho gene encoding transcription termination factor Rho, giving the protein MYDIIELNDKLVSELREIAKGLEIPDFDELRKQELIYKILDTQAISSISNQAAIETDIINEADTDFEEPTFDDDSLKEASKRKRITRKVPKEAEKVVYASKPAAETEETPAAPPEAPVTEKREFTPTENRPQRRRTEYTNDKNTKQPTYQTPSNQHTDPKTRTSLESNALATVDFENVIVNEGVLEIMPDGYGFLRSADYNYLTSPDDIYVSQSQIKLFGLKTGDTVRGSIRPPKEGEKYFPLVRVESINGRVPAEVRDRVPFDYLTPLFPYERLNLFTDNSTNQSTRIMDMFTPIGKGQRGMIVAQPKTGKTSLLKDVANAIAANHPEVYLIILLIDERPEEVTDMARSVRAEVISSTFDEPAERHVKIANIVLEKAKRMVECGHDVVILLDSITRLARAYNTVQPASGKILSGGVDANALHKPKRFFGAARKIENGGSLTILATALIDTGSKMDEVIFEEFKGTGNMELQLDRKLSNKRIYPAIDLTASSTRREDLLLDKEMLQRIWILRNHLADMNSQEAMEFLLSRIRGTKSNEEFLVSMNG; this is encoded by the coding sequence ATGTACGACATTATTGAACTGAACGACAAGCTCGTCTCGGAGCTTAGAGAGATTGCAAAGGGACTTGAAATTCCTGATTTTGACGAATTACGGAAGCAGGAACTCATCTACAAAATCCTTGATACTCAAGCAATTTCAAGTATCAGCAATCAGGCTGCTATTGAAACGGATATTATTAATGAGGCAGATACCGACTTTGAAGAACCAACCTTCGATGACGACTCATTAAAGGAAGCATCTAAACGCAAAAGAATTACGCGAAAAGTACCTAAAGAAGCTGAAAAAGTGGTTTATGCAAGTAAACCTGCTGCGGAAACAGAAGAAACGCCTGCAGCTCCACCGGAAGCTCCTGTAACTGAAAAAAGAGAATTCACACCTACAGAAAACCGCCCGCAACGTCGTCGTACAGAATATACAAACGACAAAAACACAAAACAACCAACTTATCAAACCCCATCAAACCAACATACGGATCCTAAGACACGTACAAGCTTAGAATCAAATGCATTGGCTACGGTTGATTTTGAAAATGTTATTGTTAATGAAGGTGTTTTAGAGATCATGCCTGACGGTTATGGTTTCTTACGTTCGGCTGATTATAACTATTTAACTTCCCCTGATGATATTTATGTATCACAGTCGCAGATAAAATTATTTGGTTTAAAAACCGGAGATACTGTTCGCGGTAGCATTCGCCCTCCTAAAGAAGGTGAGAAATACTTCCCATTGGTGCGTGTTGAATCAATCAACGGACGCGTACCCGCAGAAGTTCGTGACCGCGTTCCATTTGATTACCTTACTCCTCTTTTCCCTTATGAGCGCTTAAACCTGTTTACAGATAACAGCACTAACCAATCTACACGTATCATGGATATGTTTACACCAATTGGTAAAGGACAACGTGGAATGATCGTGGCTCAACCTAAAACCGGTAAGACTTCTTTATTAAAAGATGTTGCCAATGCAATTGCAGCTAACCACCCTGAAGTTTATTTGATCATACTTTTGATCGATGAGCGTCCTGAAGAGGTGACAGATATGGCTCGCAGTGTACGTGCCGAAGTAATTTCATCAACTTTTGATGAGCCTGCTGAACGTCACGTTAAAATTGCCAATATCGTTTTGGAAAAAGCAAAACGTATGGTAGAATGCGGACATGATGTAGTTATCTTGTTAGACTCGATCACTCGTTTAGCACGTGCATACAACACTGTTCAACCTGCTTCAGGTAAAATTTTATCTGGAGGTGTTGACGCCAATGCATTACATAAACCAAAACGTTTCTTCGGTGCTGCCCGTAAAATAGAAAATGGTGGTTCATTAACCATTTTGGCAACAGCATTGATTGATACAGGCTCTAAAATGGACGAGGTTATCTTTGAAGAATTTAAAGGTACCGGTAACATGGAGCTACAGCTGGATCGCAAACTTTCTAACAAACGTATCTACCCTGCTATCGACCTTACTGCATCAAGTACTCGTCGTGAAGATCTGTTACTGGACAAAGAAATGCTACAACGCATCTGGATCTTACGTAACCACTTGGCAGATATGAACTCTCAGGAAGCGATGGAATTCTTGCTATCGCGAATCAGAGGAACAAAATCAAACGAAGAGTTCTTAGTTTCAATGAACGGATAA